ATGCACGCGAAAAAGCAAGTTTTTTGAAGGAAAATATCCTACCCCTTGAAGAAAGTGGGCAACTTGCCTTTGCTGATACCCCCGAACTGCTCAACATCGAGGGCTTTTCTATCCGTTATGTAGATGGGCATACCGAAAAACAGATGCTTCCACAGGTGCAAATAGGCAAACAAACCCTTGTCTTTTGTGGCGACCTTATCCCTTCGGCGCACCATCTTAAAATTCCATACGTCATGGGCTACGACATGCGCCCACTGCTGACGCTGACAGAAAAAGAGGAACTTTTAGAAGCCGCCGCCGCCCAAGATTGGATTCTGGTCTTCCAGCACGACCCCGACACCGAAGCGGCAAGGGTGCAAAAAGATGAGAAAAATAACTTTGTTATCGTACAAAAAGGAAAACTAAGCGAGCTTTTAAGCTAAAAGTGGCTCTTACAATCCAATTACAATCAAAGTACAATGCAAGTTCGGACAAAGCCTTATCTTTTCCATACAAAAGGCAGGCAGAGCCA
Above is a window of Hugenholtzia roseola DSM 9546 DNA encoding:
- a CDS encoding MBL fold metallo-hydrolase, yielding MSVQALETGYFKLDGGAMFGVVPKSIWHRLHPADDNNMCRWSMRSLLIEKGNRLILVDTGIGDKQPDSFFRHFHLHGEASLLDSIQKAGYHQDDITDVFLTHLHFDHCGGAVVRQGENLRPLFEKARYWSNRAHWQWAVQPNAREKASFLKENILPLEESGQLAFADTPELLNIEGFSIRYVDGHTEKQMLPQVQIGKQTLVFCGDLIPSAHHLKIPYVMGYDMRPLLTLTEKEELLEAAAAQDWILVFQHDPDTEAARVQKDEKNNFVIVQKGKLSELLS